A part of Thermococcus sp. SY098 genomic DNA contains:
- a CDS encoding DUF835 domain-containing protein: MLGMPVYILAEVLLVMTLDLLAFVFVFRAYLKTRRKSALVFSFAWLSDFLTILFAGFNMYVLNSFFIALFGALITYGILIFLDEEKEALPLTQVQKATALPPLFVIYLVLLKNYVGINEWTLIVGGSWFLAGGFLIFAGVFIRNLVNVYEKSVRYLYYGFVLFGLHLLPYPFFAREEWYAPIGLTASTILIVFLTTTMIRLVLSPRFTKLYEISAESKARKIDLTPGVLIVNQNEYKQLELKLKDMPALAFLRNITNVPETWEYFFVTTVTKDGSQKVVSPTDLAKITELTYRYLKAAADTNTPGIVIIDCLEYLLVYNEPTSVMKFLTKLRDLIVVHKATLILVAEKSALGDKNWALLTKLLGG, translated from the coding sequence ATGTTAGGAATGCCTGTATATATTCTTGCTGAAGTTTTACTCGTCATGACACTGGATTTATTAGCGTTTGTGTTTGTTTTCAGAGCATACTTGAAAACCAGAAGAAAATCTGCTCTGGTTTTCTCATTTGCATGGCTTTCAGATTTTCTAACAATACTCTTCGCAGGGTTTAATATGTACGTACTGAATTCATTTTTTATTGCGCTGTTCGGAGCTCTGATTACCTATGGAATACTGATATTTTTAGATGAGGAGAAGGAAGCTTTGCCTCTAACGCAAGTTCAAAAAGCCACTGCTCTACCCCCTCTTTTTGTTATATACTTGGTACTTCTGAAGAATTACGTTGGAATAAACGAGTGGACGTTAATTGTTGGGGGGTCTTGGTTTTTAGCGGGAGGTTTTCTAATTTTTGCAGGCGTTTTCATAAGAAACTTAGTAAATGTATATGAAAAAAGCGTCCGGTATCTCTACTATGGTTTTGTCCTGTTTGGACTTCACCTATTACCATATCCATTCTTTGCACGTGAGGAATGGTACGCTCCAATTGGACTTACAGCATCAACGATTCTAATTGTTTTCTTAACAACGACCATGATACGCTTGGTGTTGTCTCCACGCTTCACGAAGCTATATGAGATCTCTGCCGAATCAAAAGCGAGAAAGATTGACCTAACACCCGGGGTCTTGATTGTAAACCAAAACGAATACAAGCAATTGGAGCTAAAACTCAAAGACATGCCAGCGTTGGCGTTTTTGAGAAACATAACAAATGTTCCAGAGACGTGGGAATACTTCTTTGTCACCACAGTAACTAAGGACGGTTCACAAAAAGTCGTATCCCCAACAGATTTAGCAAAGATAACTGAACTCACATACAGATACCTTAAGGCGGCTGCAGATACTAACACTCCGGGTATTGTAATCATTGACTGTCTGGAGTACCTTTTGGTATATAACGAGCCTACTTCAGTCATGAAGTTTCTCACCAAGCTGAGAGACCTGATCGTAGTTCACAAAGCAACTCTGATTCTGGTTGCCGAAAAATCTGCATTAGGTGATAAAAACTGGGCATTATTAACTAAATTGCTTGGTGGATAA
- the thsB gene encoding thermosome subunit beta encodes MAQLVGQGGQPIVILPEGTQRYVGRDAQRLNILAARIVAETVRTTLGPKGMDKMLVDSLGDIVITNDGATILDKIDLQHPAAKMMVEVAKTQDEEAGDGTTTAVVIAGELLRKAEELIDQNIHPSIIVKGYTLAVEKAQEILGDIAIKVDPENEETLMKIAKTAITGKSAESHREHLARLAVEAVKQVAEKKDGKFEVDIDNIKIEKKEGESVEESQLIKGVVIDKEKVHPRMPKRVENAKIALINDALEVKKTETDAKINITAPDQLYAFLEQEEKMIKDMVDQIVATGANVVFVQKGIDDLAQHYLAKAGILAVRRVKKSDMEKLAKATGAKIVTNVKDLTSEDLGYAELVEERKIAGESMIFVEGCKNPKAVTILIRGGTEHVIDEVERALEDAVKVVKDVMEDGAILPGGGATEIELSIRLDEYGKQVGGKEALAIEAFAEALKIIPKTLAENAGLDTIDVLVKVISEHKTKGKAIGIDVFAGEPADMLERGVIEPVRVKKQAIKSASEAAIMILRIDDVIAAKRVKSEGSGQGMEGMGGMGGMNMMG; translated from the coding sequence ATGGCACAGCTTGTTGGACAGGGCGGACAGCCAATAGTTATTCTCCCTGAAGGAACCCAAAGGTATGTGGGTAGAGATGCCCAGAGGTTGAACATCTTGGCTGCAAGGATTGTTGCTGAGACCGTTAGAACAACTTTAGGACCAAAAGGAATGGACAAAATGCTCGTCGACAGCTTAGGAGACATCGTCATCACAAACGACGGTGCAACTATTTTGGACAAAATTGATCTTCAGCATCCCGCTGCAAAGATGATGGTCGAAGTTGCTAAGACCCAAGATGAGGAAGCCGGTGATGGTACAACCACAGCAGTTGTCATTGCCGGTGAGCTTCTCAGGAAAGCTGAAGAGTTGATTGATCAAAACATTCACCCAAGCATAATTGTGAAGGGCTACACCTTAGCCGTTGAAAAAGCCCAAGAGATACTTGGAGACATTGCAATAAAAGTAGACCCAGAAAATGAGGAGACCCTTATGAAGATAGCAAAAACAGCAATCACCGGTAAGAGTGCAGAATCACACAGAGAGCATTTAGCAAGGCTTGCAGTTGAGGCTGTCAAGCAGGTTGCAGAGAAAAAGGACGGCAAGTTTGAGGTAGACATTGATAACATCAAGATTGAGAAGAAGGAAGGAGAAAGCGTTGAGGAGAGCCAGCTTATTAAAGGCGTTGTGATTGACAAAGAGAAGGTCCACCCAAGGATGCCAAAGAGGGTTGAAAACGCAAAGATTGCACTCATAAACGATGCTCTCGAAGTTAAAAAGACTGAGACTGATGCAAAAATAAATATTACTGCTCCAGATCAACTTTATGCATTCCTTGAGCAGGAAGAAAAGATGATCAAAGACATGGTTGACCAGATTGTTGCTACTGGTGCAAATGTTGTATTTGTCCAGAAGGGTATTGATGATTTGGCACAGCACTATTTGGCTAAGGCTGGAATCCTGGCAGTGAGAAGGGTCAAGAAGAGCGACATGGAGAAGTTAGCAAAAGCAACAGGAGCCAAGATCGTCACAAATGTAAAAGACCTGACTTCAGAAGATTTAGGTTATGCGGAGCTCGTTGAAGAAAGAAAGATCGCTGGCGAGAGCATGATCTTCGTCGAGGGCTGCAAGAATCCAAAGGCAGTGACAATCCTCATCAGGGGTGGAACAGAGCATGTCATTGATGAAGTGGAAAGAGCCCTTGAAGATGCCGTTAAAGTCGTTAAGGATGTCATGGAAGACGGAGCAATTCTCCCTGGAGGAGGTGCAACTGAGATTGAGCTTTCTATTAGGCTTGATGAGTACGGAAAGCAAGTTGGAGGAAAGGAAGCTTTAGCAATTGAGGCATTTGCTGAGGCACTTAAGATAATCCCCAAGACATTGGCAGAGAACGCTGGACTTGACACAATCGATGTGCTTGTTAAGGTCATCAGCGAACATAAGACTAAAGGTAAAGCAATTGGAATTGATGTCTTTGCTGGTGAGCCTGCTGATATGCTTGAGAGGGGTGTCATTGAGCCAGTGAGGGTTAAGAAGCAGGCAATCAAGAGCGCAAGCGAAGCAGCAATCATGATCCTCAGAATCGACGACGTCATAGCTGCAAAAAGAGTTAAGAGCGAAGGCTCCGGACAGGGAATGGAGGGCATGGGTGGAATGGGCGGCATGAACATGATGGGTTGA
- a CDS encoding Kae1-associated kinase Bud32: MELIKQGAEAKIYLAKFEELYFPFNNEKVIIKHRISKRYRIKEIDQKLRKERTVREARILHRAKEFGVSVPHIYEVDLKDMKIVMEFIEGERLKEYLEKIPIEERLKLCREIGRQIGKLHEAGIVHGDLTTSNMILRDGKIYLIDFGLAEFDNTLEAQGVDLHLLKRAMESTHYKWFEEGFEVVLEGYGEVRGEEKAQMLKEKIGEIESRGRYVRERKWIK, encoded by the coding sequence ATGGAACTAATAAAGCAGGGAGCAGAAGCAAAAATATACTTGGCTAAATTTGAAGAGCTTTATTTTCCCTTTAATAATGAAAAAGTAATTATAAAGCATCGCATTTCAAAACGGTACAGGATAAAGGAGATTGATCAAAAACTGAGGAAAGAGAGAACTGTTAGGGAAGCAAGAATCCTACACAGGGCTAAGGAGTTTGGGGTTAGTGTCCCCCATATCTACGAGGTCGATTTGAAGGATATGAAAATTGTCATGGAATTCATTGAAGGAGAGCGTTTGAAAGAGTACTTGGAGAAAATTCCCATAGAGGAACGTTTAAAACTTTGCCGTGAAATTGGAAGACAAATTGGAAAACTGCATGAGGCTGGTATTGTTCACGGAGATTTGACAACATCTAACATGATTTTAAGAGATGGAAAAATTTACCTCATAGATTTTGGGCTGGCAGAGTTTGATAACACACTTGAAGCCCAAGGCGTTGATCTACATCTACTAAAGAGAGCTATGGAAAGCACACACTATAAATGGTTTGAGGAAGGCTTCGAGGTTGTTCTTGAGGGCTATGGAGAGGTTAGAGGTGAAGAGAAAGCCCAGATGCTGAAAGAGAAGATAGGGGAAATCGAAAGCAGAGGCAGGTATGTAAGGGAGAGGAAGTGGATTAAGTGA
- a CDS encoding endonuclease MutS2, which produces MKLNSEARAIYKSIREEIKKKIQLKESLAYLDKFEPTNDKDEILRRQEYFKENFSRIVPELKGVLVKIRPIRFKKDFLHDRLLVVDESELEKAQALGVCEVSTEPLEGYDLILSTVGIGIDVEPSISEIAPELYIMPLWENRETLKALAQIANLLGEKSVAESILKKLGELEEIMKRRELIENLDELIAKEERRLNEKIAEKLEKFSLTLTGKELLEFLKELREGNYDAIFKHFSEIESEILEEINEAEKRLSEKLNFTVELFSRENLYPIEVPPESIEALHRELERELKVELYLKSREILDEIKHLIPKLKEEINRAYELEFLRAVKEFTEGFTFSELIEGGIAFINGRHLFIKNPQPVSYVVGKAPIEFNGVNGERVVILTGANSGGKTSLLELISQIVILTHMGFPVNAEKAWVEVLDELFFFKRKRSIYGAGAFETALKSFVRALTSDGRKLILIDEFEAITEPGAAVKIIAELLKIAYEKGFYVIIVSHLGEDLKKELPFARVDGIEAQGLDENLNLIVDRQPKFGVLGKSTPELIVEKLYRTKRGKEKKIFERVWRAFT; this is translated from the coding sequence ATGAAGCTCAACAGCGAAGCGAGAGCAATCTACAAAAGCATCCGTGAAGAAATAAAGAAAAAGATTCAACTTAAGGAGAGCTTAGCTTATCTTGATAAATTTGAACCAACAAATGATAAGGACGAAATTCTGAGGAGGCAGGAGTATTTTAAAGAAAACTTTTCAAGAATTGTACCAGAACTGAAAGGGGTATTGGTAAAAATCAGGCCAATTCGTTTTAAAAAGGATTTTCTGCACGATAGGCTTTTGGTCGTTGACGAAAGTGAATTAGAAAAAGCCCAAGCTTTGGGAGTGTGTGAAGTCTCAACAGAGCCTTTGGAAGGATATGATTTAATCCTAAGCACCGTGGGAATTGGAATTGACGTCGAACCTAGCATAAGTGAAATTGCTCCTGAGCTCTATATCATGCCTCTTTGGGAGAATAGAGAGACATTGAAAGCTTTAGCACAAATTGCTAACCTTCTTGGAGAAAAGAGTGTTGCTGAATCAATTTTGAAAAAGTTGGGAGAGTTAGAGGAAATAATGAAGCGAAGAGAACTAATTGAAAATCTTGACGAACTGATAGCAAAAGAAGAGAGAAGATTAAACGAAAAGATAGCAGAAAAGCTTGAGAAATTCAGCCTAACTTTGACTGGCAAGGAGCTATTAGAATTTCTAAAAGAGCTCAGAGAAGGGAACTATGATGCAATATTTAAGCACTTCAGCGAAATTGAGAGTGAGATTCTTGAAGAAATAAATGAAGCGGAGAAAAGGCTTAGTGAAAAGCTAAACTTCACTGTTGAACTGTTTTCACGAGAAAACCTCTATCCCATAGAAGTCCCTCCAGAGAGCATTGAGGCTTTGCATCGAGAACTGGAAAGGGAACTCAAAGTTGAGTTGTATTTAAAGAGTCGTGAAATTCTTGATGAAATAAAGCACCTCATACCAAAGCTTAAAGAAGAGATAAACAGAGCCTATGAGCTGGAGTTTTTAAGGGCTGTAAAAGAATTTACAGAAGGATTTACATTCTCAGAGCTAATTGAAGGAGGAATCGCTTTCATAAATGGGAGGCATCTGTTCATTAAGAATCCTCAGCCGGTTAGTTATGTTGTTGGAAAGGCTCCAATAGAGTTTAATGGTGTAAACGGTGAGAGGGTCGTTATTTTGACAGGTGCAAACAGTGGTGGAAAAACTTCACTGCTTGAGCTTATCTCTCAAATAGTTATCTTAACTCATATGGGCTTTCCAGTTAATGCCGAGAAAGCTTGGGTCGAGGTTTTAGACGAGCTTTTCTTCTTTAAGCGAAAGCGATCCATTTACGGTGCTGGAGCTTTTGAAACAGCTTTAAAGAGCTTTGTGAGAGCACTGACAAGCGATGGAAGAAAGTTAATTTTAATTGATGAGTTTGAAGCAATAACCGAACCCGGAGCTGCTGTCAAGATAATAGCGGAGCTCTTGAAGATTGCTTATGAAAAAGGATTCTACGTCATCATTGTGTCACATTTGGGCGAGGATTTAAAGAAGGAGCTGCCATTTGCGAGAGTTGATGGAATCGAAGCTCAAGGCTTGGATGAAAATCTCAACCTAATTGTTGACAGACAGCCAAAGTTTGGGGTTTTGGGTAAAAGCACCCCAGAGCTGATTGTTGAAAAGCTTTACCGCACCAAGAGAGGAAAAGAAAAGAAGATTTTTGAGAGGGTGTGGCGGGCATTCACTTAA
- the moaC gene encoding cyclic pyranopterin monophosphate synthase MoaC, whose protein sequence is MKLTHVDEKGVKMVEVGHKDVVLRKATAKGKIRLKPETIKLIQEGKTKKGNVLAAAQIAGILAVKRTWEIIPLCHPIPLTGVDISFKFGEDYIEATCEVRAYYKTGVEMEALTGVSVALLTIWDMVKAVEKDEKGQYPVTRIYDIRVVEKIKGNHP, encoded by the coding sequence ATGAAGCTCACTCATGTGGATGAAAAAGGCGTTAAAATGGTGGAAGTTGGCCATAAAGACGTTGTGTTAAGAAAGGCAACTGCCAAAGGGAAAATAAGGCTCAAACCGGAGACAATAAAGCTTATCCAAGAGGGTAAAACTAAAAAAGGAAATGTACTTGCAGCTGCACAGATAGCTGGAATTTTGGCAGTAAAAAGAACTTGGGAGATAATACCCCTTTGCCATCCTATTCCGCTAACTGGTGTTGACATAAGCTTTAAGTTTGGAGAAGATTACATTGAGGCGACTTGTGAAGTAAGGGCATACTACAAGACAGGGGTTGAGATGGAAGCTTTAACAGGGGTTAGTGTCGCTTTACTTACAATCTGGGACATGGTGAAAGCCGTGGAAAAAGACGAGAAGGGACAGTATCCGGTTACGAGGATTTATGACATTAGAGTTGTCGAGAAGATCAAAGGAAACCATCCTTAA
- a CDS encoding YbjQ family protein, translating to MDEFIVATTEHVPGYKVVKVLGIARGATVRAKHIGKDILAGLRNIVGGEVKEYTEMLAEAREVAIQRMIEHAKSMGANAVIGVRFMTSSIAAGAAEIFAYGTAVILEKE from the coding sequence ATGGATGAGTTCATTGTCGCAACCACCGAGCATGTCCCTGGTTACAAAGTCGTCAAGGTTCTTGGCATTGCGCGAGGGGCGACCGTTAGGGCTAAGCACATTGGAAAAGACATCCTTGCTGGGCTTAGAAATATAGTTGGTGGTGAGGTTAAAGAATACACTGAAATGCTTGCAGAGGCGAGGGAAGTGGCCATTCAAAGGATGATCGAGCATGCGAAGAGCATGGGAGCAAATGCCGTCATTGGCGTTCGCTTCATGACCTCAAGCATTGCCGCTGGAGCCGCTGAGATTTTTGCATATGGTACAGCAGTTATTCTTGAGAAAGAGTAA
- a CDS encoding ABC transporter permease subunit, with protein sequence MNPILNVAAKDIQESIRSKRLVITLAFFVLAGVGMAYWIKNLMMNLSVGGGGLADEQLLSNAVRGNLLSSAKNFLAILSMLIGADAINREIESGTIKATLGHPIYRDQFLLGKLLGRAVTVMFGFAIFAVVSTASMLIIGIPTSSGVLFTFIKPLPFFIIFSLVYLSLGMLISTVIKKPSTAIIIAVIFPVFLEIVYPMLVSMIIAFKTISSGATSPEAIQEMVRKVYTFLMIQPGFHLENINNAIFYGMTSSQIASAAAFSISLQAQAPPYLEALGLAWKNIVLLFVMMLIPFALAYLRFMKADLR encoded by the coding sequence ATGAACCCAATTTTGAATGTTGCAGCTAAGGATATCCAAGAGAGCATTAGAAGTAAGAGACTTGTAATAACTCTTGCATTCTTTGTTTTGGCTGGTGTGGGCATGGCTTATTGGATAAAAAACTTAATGATGAACCTTTCAGTTGGCGGAGGTGGGTTGGCTGATGAACAGCTTTTAAGTAATGCGGTTAGAGGAAATCTTCTTTCAAGTGCCAAGAATTTTCTTGCGATACTCTCTATGCTGATAGGTGCTGATGCGATAAACAGAGAAATCGAAAGCGGAACAATAAAAGCGACACTTGGACATCCTATTTACAGAGACCAGTTCCTCCTTGGGAAACTCCTTGGAAGGGCAGTTACGGTTATGTTTGGCTTTGCAATTTTTGCTGTGGTGAGCACAGCATCGATGCTCATAATAGGCATTCCTACAAGTTCCGGTGTTCTGTTCACGTTCATAAAGCCGTTACCGTTTTTTATTATATTTTCCCTCGTCTATCTTTCCCTTGGGATGCTCATTTCAACAGTGATAAAGAAGCCCTCAACGGCAATTATCATTGCCGTTATATTTCCGGTGTTCCTTGAGATAGTTTATCCAATGCTCGTCTCAATGATCATCGCTTTTAAAACCATTTCTTCAGGGGCTACATCACCTGAAGCAATTCAGGAGATGGTTAGAAAAGTGTACACTTTCCTCATGATACAGCCCGGCTTTCATTTAGAAAACATCAACAATGCAATATTCTACGGAATGACTTCCTCTCAAATTGCTTCAGCCGCAGCGTTTTCAATTTCTTTACAAGCTCAAGCTCCACCATATCTCGAAGCGCTGGGCTTGGCATGGAAAAACATAGTCTTACTTTTTGTTATGATGCTGATTCCATTTGCCCTTGCCTACTTGAGATTCATGAAAGCTGATTTGAGGTGA
- a CDS encoding ABC transporter ATP-binding protein, whose amino-acid sequence MYAIEIESLTKMYGNLKAVDDLTLNVEKGIVFGFLGPNGAGKTTTILSMLGLIIPDRGSIRILGHDVLKEPIKVKKRIGFLPENATAYDELTAWKNLEFFANFYDFSKQEKEKRIEELLKLVGLWDVKYRKVKTFSKGMKQRLLLAQALINDPEVLILDEPTSGLDPEGAHLVKSIVKEEREKGKTVFFSSHILSEVEELSDKVGIIVKGKLRALGTLEEIKKQFMELEGYEIKVETKQEIPEIELPEIIRIEYPTRNRAIIFAKADIREELSEFLADKGITIVSLEIEEPSLEDIFLKTIYKR is encoded by the coding sequence ATGTACGCTATAGAGATTGAAAGCTTGACAAAGATGTATGGAAACCTAAAAGCTGTTGATGATCTTACATTAAATGTTGAAAAGGGTATTGTATTTGGATTTCTCGGTCCGAATGGTGCTGGAAAGACAACGACGATACTGAGCATGCTCGGTCTTATTATACCCGACAGAGGTAGCATACGAATACTTGGACACGATGTGCTTAAAGAACCAATAAAAGTCAAGAAAAGAATTGGCTTTCTCCCCGAAAATGCAACGGCTTATGACGAACTAACAGCCTGGAAAAATCTTGAGTTTTTTGCAAACTTTTATGATTTTTCAAAGCAGGAAAAAGAAAAACGTATTGAAGAGCTTTTGAAGCTTGTTGGACTTTGGGATGTAAAGTATAGAAAAGTTAAGACCTTCTCTAAGGGCATGAAGCAGAGGCTTTTGCTTGCTCAAGCTCTGATCAACGATCCCGAAGTGCTGATCCTTGATGAACCAACAAGCGGGCTGGATCCTGAGGGGGCTCATTTAGTGAAAAGCATAGTTAAAGAAGAGAGAGAAAAAGGAAAAACAGTCTTCTTTTCAAGCCATATTCTCAGTGAGGTTGAAGAGCTCAGCGATAAGGTTGGAATAATAGTGAAGGGAAAATTAAGGGCACTGGGAACTCTTGAGGAAATTAAAAAACAGTTCATGGAGCTTGAAGGGTATGAGATAAAGGTGGAAACCAAACAGGAGATTCCAGAAATAGAGCTACCCGAAATTATAAGAATTGAATATCCAACCAGAAATCGGGCAATAATTTTTGCAAAAGCAGATATAAGAGAAGAACTGTCAGAGTTTTTAGCAGACAAAGGCATTACAATAGTTAGTCTTGAAATAGAAGAGCCAAGCCTGGAGGATATATTCTTAAAGACAATTTACAAGAGGTGA